In a single window of the Pseudomonas oryzihabitans genome:
- the norR gene encoding nitric oxide reductase transcriptional regulator NorR, with amino-acid sequence MTRPTLLDVMVPLVADLARDLPDQQRYASLLDALRQVLTFDAVALLRLDGEVLVPLAVRGLNADTLGRRFKVGEHPRLALLLASRTPTRFAADCDLPDPYDGLVEGVHGHLEVHDCLGCPLYVQDQLWGLLTLDSLRAQNARPEDLTTLAAFAGLAAATVAAAERIGQLSARIVSEHELTVAYQQSVGHQRPRELIGQSPASLRLRQEIETVAASDLTVLITGETGVGKELVAEAVHARSLRQQRPLISLNCAALPEALVESELFGHVRGAFSGAVSERRGRFELADGGTLFLDEVGELPLTVQAKLLRVLQSGQLQRLGSDRDLKVDVRIIAATNRDLAEAVRDGRFRADLYHRLSVYPLAVPALRERGRDVLLLAGFYLEQNRARLGLRGLRLTPAAQRILLAYDWPGNVRELSHLISRAALKAHAGSAERGGILTLDGEQLGLPLDAAPLPSDDPVVPATSLRDATDAFQRQTITQTLEQHGQNWTLAAAALGLDRANLARLARRLGLR; translated from the coding sequence TTGACTCGTCCCACCCTGCTCGATGTGATGGTGCCGCTGGTGGCGGATCTGGCCCGCGATCTGCCCGATCAGCAGCGCTATGCCAGTCTGCTCGACGCCCTGCGCCAGGTGCTGACTTTCGATGCGGTGGCCTTGCTGCGCCTGGACGGCGAGGTGCTGGTGCCCCTGGCGGTGCGTGGCCTGAATGCCGATACCCTGGGACGCCGCTTCAAGGTCGGCGAGCATCCCCGCCTGGCGCTGCTGCTGGCGAGCCGCACCCCAACCCGCTTCGCCGCCGACTGCGACCTGCCCGATCCCTACGACGGCCTGGTGGAAGGCGTGCACGGGCACCTGGAGGTTCATGACTGCCTGGGCTGTCCACTCTATGTGCAGGACCAGCTCTGGGGACTGCTGACCCTGGATTCGCTGCGGGCGCAGAATGCCCGCCCCGAGGATCTCACTACCCTCGCCGCCTTCGCCGGCCTGGCCGCCGCCACCGTGGCCGCCGCCGAGCGCATCGGCCAGTTGTCCGCCCGCATCGTCAGCGAGCACGAGTTAACCGTGGCCTACCAGCAATCGGTGGGGCATCAGCGGCCCCGCGAACTCATCGGCCAGAGTCCGGCCAGCCTGCGGCTGCGCCAGGAGATCGAGACCGTGGCGGCCAGCGACCTGACGGTGCTCATCACCGGCGAAACCGGGGTTGGCAAGGAACTGGTGGCCGAGGCGGTGCATGCGCGCTCCCTGCGCCAGCAGCGGCCGCTGATCAGCCTCAACTGCGCGGCTCTGCCCGAGGCGCTGGTAGAAAGCGAACTCTTCGGCCATGTGCGCGGCGCCTTTTCCGGCGCGGTCAGCGAGCGCCGCGGGCGTTTCGAACTGGCCGACGGCGGTACCCTGTTTCTCGACGAGGTCGGCGAATTGCCCCTGACGGTGCAGGCCAAGCTGCTACGGGTGCTGCAGAGCGGCCAGCTGCAGCGCCTGGGCTCGGATCGCGATCTCAAGGTGGACGTACGCATCATCGCCGCCACCAATCGCGACCTGGCCGAAGCCGTGCGTGACGGGCGCTTTCGTGCCGATCTCTATCACCGCCTGAGCGTCTACCCCCTGGCGGTACCCGCCTTGCGCGAGCGCGGGCGCGACGTCCTGCTGTTGGCGGGCTTCTACCTGGAACAGAATCGCGCGCGACTGGGGCTGCGCGGCCTGCGCCTGACCCCCGCGGCGCAGCGCATCCTGCTGGCCTACGATTGGCCCGGTAATGTGCGCGAGCTCTCTCACCTCATCAGTCGCGCGGCGCTCAAGGCCCATGCCGGCAGCGCGGAGCGTGGCGGCATTCTGACCCTGGACGGCGAGCAACTCGGCCTGCCGCTGGATGCCGCGCCTCTGCCCAGTGACGATCCCGTGGTCCCCGCCACCTCTCTGCGCGACGCCACCGACGCCTTCCAGCGCCAGACCATCACCCAGACCCTGGAGCAGCATGGCCAGAACTGGACCCTGGCCGCCGCGGCCCTGGGGCTGGACCGCGCCAACCTCGCCCGCCTGGCGCGCCGGCTCGGTCTCAGGTAG
- the hmpA gene encoding NO-inducible flavohemoprotein, translating into MLSSEQQAIIKATVPLLETGGEALTRHFYDKLLNNNPEIRPLFNGAHQASGAQARALARAVLMYARYIDRLDTLGPLVEQIVNKHVSLQVQPDHYPLVGIALLQSIREVLGTEVATDAVIDAWAAAYGQLANLLIGAEEQRYAAQADAPGGWRGGRPFRIARIEPESEEISSFYLEPVDGLPTSIAQPGQYLGLSVTLDGVEYRRNYSISATSEGQGYRISVKHQPGGLVSRFLHTEAHEGTMLQVFAPAGEFVLQASTKPLLLIAGGVGITPLLPMVSAALPSGRPIQLIHCTRHVGVQAFGHWLEEQAAHHPQLQLYFCYSEPVAEEAFASRLDKTRLQRWLPKARDLDAYVLGPQPFMAQVRRDLLELGVPEQQIRHEFFGPAAEL; encoded by the coding sequence ATGCTGTCATCCGAGCAACAAGCCATCATCAAGGCCACCGTTCCTCTGCTGGAAACCGGCGGTGAAGCCCTGACCCGGCACTTCTACGACAAATTGCTGAACAACAACCCCGAGATCCGTCCGCTGTTCAACGGTGCCCACCAGGCCAGCGGTGCCCAGGCGCGGGCATTGGCCCGGGCAGTGCTGATGTACGCTCGCTACATCGATCGCCTGGATACCCTGGGACCGCTGGTCGAGCAGATCGTCAACAAGCACGTCTCCCTGCAGGTCCAGCCGGATCACTATCCGCTGGTGGGCATCGCCCTGCTGCAGAGCATTCGCGAGGTGCTGGGCACCGAGGTGGCCACCGATGCGGTGATCGACGCCTGGGCCGCAGCCTATGGACAGTTGGCCAATCTGCTGATCGGCGCCGAAGAACAGCGCTATGCGGCCCAGGCCGACGCGCCTGGAGGCTGGCGCGGCGGACGCCCGTTCCGCATCGCGCGGATCGAGCCGGAAAGCGAAGAGATCAGCTCCTTCTACCTGGAACCGGTCGACGGCCTGCCGACCAGCATCGCCCAGCCCGGCCAATACCTGGGCCTGAGCGTCACCCTGGACGGCGTCGAGTACCGGCGCAACTATTCGATCTCGGCGACCAGTGAGGGTCAGGGCTATCGCATTAGCGTCAAGCATCAGCCGGGTGGCCTGGTCTCGCGCTTCCTGCACACCGAGGCCCATGAAGGCACCATGTTGCAGGTCTTTGCGCCTGCTGGCGAGTTCGTCCTGCAGGCGTCGACCAAGCCTCTGCTGCTGATCGCCGGGGGCGTCGGCATCACGCCACTGCTGCCCATGGTGTCGGCGGCCCTGCCGAGCGGGCGACCAATCCAGCTGATTCACTGTACCCGCCATGTCGGGGTGCAGGCCTTCGGTCACTGGCTCGAAGAGCAGGCCGCTCATCATCCGCAACTGCAGCTGTACTTCTGCTACAGCGAGCCGGTAGCCGAGGAAGCCTTCGCTTCGCGACTGGACAAGACGCGCCTGCAGCGCTGGCTGCCCAAGGCCCGCGACCTGGACGCCTATGTACTTGGCCCACAGCCGTTCATGGCCCAGGTACGCCGTGACCTGCTGGAACTGGGCGTACCGGAGCAGCAGATTCGCCACGAGTTCTTCGGACCCGCGGCGGAACTCTGA
- a CDS encoding DUF1161 domain-containing protein: protein MRKVVITLGLLALSGGAFAAGTSCDTVKADIDAKLQAKQVAHYSLEVVDKGSASASAKVVGSCEGGSKEIVYQRR from the coding sequence ATGCGTAAAGTCGTGATCACCCTCGGTTTGTTGGCCCTGAGCGGCGGTGCCTTCGCCGCTGGCACCTCGTGCGACACGGTCAAGGCCGATATCGATGCCAAGCTGCAGGCCAAGCAGGTGGCGCACTACAGTCTTGAGGTGGTGGACAAGGGCAGCGCCAGCGCTTCCGCCAAGGTGGTGGGCAGTTGCGAAGGTGGTAGCAAGGAAATCGTCTACCAGCGTCGCTAA
- a CDS encoding dodecin, which yields MSDHHTYKKLEIVGSSTTSVEDAINNALAETSKSVKNLEWFEVGEIRGHIQDAKVAHYQVTLKIGFRIEAS from the coding sequence ATGTCCGATCATCACACCTACAAGAAGCTGGAAATCGTTGGCTCCTCCACTACTAGCGTCGAGGATGCGATCAACAACGCTCTCGCCGAGACCTCCAAGTCCGTGAAGAACCTCGAGTGGTTCGAAGTGGGCGAGATCCGTGGCCATATCCAGGATGCCAAGGTAGCCCACTACCAGGTCACCCTGAAGATCGGCTTCCGTATCGAAGCGAGCTGA
- a CDS encoding DUF883 family protein gives MARNTDYQASIAGIENEINSLLDSLASLKKNAARESRSGLNTFKSTAREALHHSGDSLEEVYDDVRRLTRQYGRAAGGVAREHPWATVGIAAGVTILVGWALLRGDN, from the coding sequence ATGGCCCGTAACACCGATTACCAAGCGTCCATCGCCGGCATCGAGAACGAAATCAACAGCCTGCTCGACTCGCTGGCATCGTTGAAGAAGAATGCCGCTCGCGAATCCCGCAGCGGTCTGAACACCTTCAAGAGCACCGCTCGCGAAGCCCTGCATCACTCGGGTGATTCGCTGGAAGAGGTCTATGACGACGTGCGCCGCCTGACCCGCCAGTATGGCCGGGCCGCTGGTGGTGTTGCCCGCGAACATCCCTGGGCCACCGTTGGCATTGCCGCCGGCGTGACCATTCTGGTCGGCTGGGCGCTGCTGCGCGGCGACAACTGA
- a CDS encoding LysR family transcriptional regulator, with protein MSDPRDLPPLNALRAFEATARLGGMSRAGDELHVTHGAVSRQIRALEEQLGVALFRREGRGLALTEAGLRLREVSGDVFERLREVCAELKAGNRQGPFVLGCPGSLVARWFIPRLDRLNRDLPELHLHLSTRTDDTPLAAAGLDASLLFTESAPPQDVMPYHLAPERIGPVLSPYCPAYLRLKEGDLSALLAERLLHTLSRPQAWPQWFATQGLETPALEYGQGFEHLYYLLEAALSGLGVAIAPEPLVAADLKAGRLVAPWGFAGTGAELALWAPGRLADERVEQLAAWLRQELAGS; from the coding sequence ATGAGCGATCCCCGCGACTTACCACCCCTGAATGCCCTGCGCGCCTTCGAGGCCACTGCCCGCCTGGGCGGAATGAGTCGTGCCGGTGACGAGCTGCATGTGACCCATGGTGCTGTGAGCCGGCAAATACGTGCGCTGGAGGAACAGCTGGGCGTGGCCTTGTTCCGTCGCGAGGGCCGCGGCCTGGCGCTGACCGAGGCCGGGCTGAGATTGCGCGAGGTGAGTGGCGATGTCTTCGAGCGGCTGCGCGAGGTCTGCGCCGAACTCAAGGCCGGCAATCGCCAGGGGCCCTTCGTGCTGGGTTGCCCCGGCAGTCTGGTGGCGCGCTGGTTCATTCCACGGCTGGATCGGCTCAATAGGGATCTGCCGGAGTTGCATTTGCACCTGTCGACCCGTACCGACGACACCCCCCTCGCCGCCGCCGGCCTAGACGCCAGCCTGCTGTTCACTGAAAGCGCACCACCACAGGACGTCATGCCCTACCACCTGGCGCCTGAGCGCATCGGTCCGGTACTGAGCCCCTACTGCCCGGCCTATCTGAGACTCAAGGAAGGCGACCTCTCGGCGCTATTGGCGGAGCGGCTGCTGCACACCCTGTCGCGGCCCCAGGCCTGGCCACAGTGGTTCGCCACCCAGGGCCTGGAAACACCGGCGCTGGAATACGGGCAGGGCTTCGAGCACCTCTATTACCTGCTGGAGGCGGCGTTGTCGGGACTGGGGGTAGCGATCGCGCCGGAGCCACTGGTGGCGGCGGATCTCAAGGCGGGGCGACTGGTCGCGCCCTGGGGTTTCGCCGGGACCGGTGCGGAATTGGCGTTGTGGGCGCCTGGCCGGTTGGCGGATGAGCGGGTGGAACAGTTGGCGGCTTGGCTCAGACAGGAGCTGGCCGGGTCCTGA
- the trpB gene encoding tryptophan synthase subunit beta encodes MTQTAYRQGPDAQGMFGQFGGRYVAETLMPLILDLQREYETAMEDPAFLEQLAYFQRDYVGRPNPLYFAERLTEHFGGAKIYLKREELNHTGAHKINNCIGQILLAKRMGKTRIIAETGAGMHGVATATVAARFGLPCVIYMGSTDIDRQQANVFRMKLLGAEVIPVTSGTGTLKDAMNEALRDWVTNVADTFYLIGTVAGPHPYPAMVRDFQAVIGRETRAQILEKEGRLPDSLIACVGGGSNAMGLFHEFLDDTDVAIVGVEAGGHGVDTNKHASSLNGGVPGVLHGNRTFLLQDDDGQIIDAHSISAGLDYPGIGPEHAHLHDVKRVEYVPINDDEALKAFHQTCRLEGIIPALETAHALAEAYKRAPHLPKDHLMVICLSGRGDKDMQTVMSHLGDKL; translated from the coding sequence ATGACCCAGACCGCTTATCGCCAGGGCCCCGACGCTCAAGGCATGTTCGGCCAGTTCGGTGGCCGCTATGTCGCCGAAACCCTGATGCCGCTGATCCTCGATCTGCAGCGCGAATACGAGACCGCCATGGAAGATCCGGCGTTTCTCGAGCAGCTGGCCTATTTCCAGCGCGACTACGTCGGTCGGCCCAATCCGCTGTACTTCGCCGAGCGCCTGACCGAGCACTTCGGCGGCGCCAAGATCTATCTCAAGCGCGAAGAGCTGAACCACACCGGCGCGCACAAGATCAACAACTGCATTGGCCAGATCCTGCTGGCCAAGCGCATGGGCAAGACCCGCATCATCGCCGAGACTGGTGCCGGCATGCACGGAGTGGCTACCGCTACCGTCGCCGCGCGCTTCGGCCTGCCCTGCGTCATCTACATGGGCAGCACCGACATCGACCGCCAGCAGGCCAACGTCTTCCGCATGAAGCTGCTGGGTGCCGAGGTGATTCCGGTCACGTCCGGTACCGGCACCCTCAAGGACGCCATGAACGAGGCCCTGCGCGACTGGGTGACCAACGTTGCCGACACCTTCTACCTGATCGGCACCGTGGCCGGTCCGCACCCCTATCCGGCCATGGTCCGCGATTTCCAGGCGGTGATCGGTCGCGAGACCCGCGCGCAGATCCTGGAGAAGGAAGGACGCCTGCCCGACAGCCTGATCGCCTGCGTCGGCGGCGGCTCCAATGCCATGGGCCTGTTCCACGAATTTCTCGATGACACCGACGTCGCCATCGTCGGCGTCGAGGCCGGCGGGCACGGCGTGGACACCAACAAGCATGCCTCCAGCCTCAACGGCGGGGTGCCCGGGGTACTGCACGGCAACCGCACCTTCCTGCTGCAGGACGACGATGGCCAGATCATCGACGCCCACTCTATTTCCGCTGGCCTGGACTATCCCGGCATCGGCCCGGAGCACGCCCACCTGCACGACGTGAAGCGCGTGGAATACGTGCCGATCAACGATGACGAGGCACTCAAGGCCTTCCACCAGACCTGCCGCCTGGAAGGCATCATCCCGGCGCTGGAAACGGCTCACGCCCTGGCCGAGGCCTACAAGCGCGCTCCGCACCTGCCCAAGGACCACCTCATGGTGATCTGCCTCTCGGGCCGCGGCGACAAGGACATGCAGACCGTGATGAGCCACCTGGGAGACAAGCTATGA
- the trpA gene encoding tryptophan synthase subunit alpha: MSRLETRFAALKAEGRAALVTYTTAGDPDYDTALAILKGLPAAGADVIELGMPFTDPMADGPAIQAAALRALQGGQNLAKTLEMVRDFRREERETPLVLMGYYNPIHRYGVERFLAEAAEAGVDGLIVVDLPPEHDAELALPAQAAGIDFIRLTTPTTDDARLPRVLNTSSGFVYYVSVAGVTGAGSATTEHVEAAVARLRRFTDLPLAVGFGIRTPEQARVIARIADGVVVGSAFVDQIAKAESSGAAIDGVLGLCKQLSDSVRTAR; encoded by the coding sequence ATGAGCCGCCTGGAAACCCGTTTCGCCGCGCTGAAGGCCGAGGGCCGCGCGGCCCTGGTCACCTACACCACCGCAGGCGACCCGGACTATGACACTGCCCTGGCGATCCTCAAGGGCCTGCCGGCGGCCGGTGCCGACGTCATCGAGCTGGGCATGCCCTTCACCGATCCCATGGCCGACGGTCCGGCCATCCAGGCTGCTGCCCTGCGTGCCCTGCAGGGTGGCCAGAACCTGGCCAAGACCTTGGAGATGGTGCGGGACTTCCGCCGCGAAGAGCGGGAGACGCCACTGGTGCTGATGGGCTACTACAACCCCATTCACCGCTATGGCGTGGAGCGCTTCCTGGCGGAAGCCGCCGAGGCTGGCGTGGATGGCCTGATCGTGGTCGACCTGCCGCCCGAGCATGACGCCGAGCTGGCCCTGCCCGCCCAGGCCGCCGGCATCGACTTCATTCGCCTGACCACGCCGACCACCGATGACGCCCGCCTGCCGCGAGTACTCAATACCAGTTCCGGTTTCGTCTACTACGTTTCCGTCGCCGGCGTGACCGGGGCCGGTTCGGCTACCACGGAGCATGTCGAGGCTGCCGTGGCACGTCTGCGGCGCTTTACCGACCTGCCCCTGGCGGTCGGCTTTGGTATCCGTACCCCGGAACAGGCCCGAGTGATCGCTCGGATCGCCGATGGCGTAGTGGTGGGCTCGGCTTTCGTCGATCAGATCGCCAAGGCCGAATCCTCCGGTGCCGCCATCGATGGCGTGCTCGGGCTCTGCAAGCAGCTGTCGGATAGCGTGCGCACTGCGCGTTGA
- a CDS encoding DUF2141 domain-containing protein, which translates to MKSLLLVAGLCLSGVLHAAELQVRVETVDASGGQLLLAVFASEDAWKEHKTPVAQAHIAAQPGVQEQRFELPPGRYAVSVIHDSNSNSTLDTNFIGMPTEQYGYSNNPPLRMRMATFEECAFTLPAAGLQQQVTLR; encoded by the coding sequence ATGAAGTCTCTGTTGCTGGTCGCTGGTCTCTGTCTGAGCGGTGTGCTGCACGCCGCCGAACTGCAGGTGCGAGTGGAGACGGTCGATGCCTCGGGAGGCCAGCTGCTGCTGGCGGTGTTCGCCAGCGAAGACGCCTGGAAGGAACACAAGACACCCGTGGCCCAGGCCCATATCGCCGCCCAGCCAGGTGTCCAGGAACAGCGCTTCGAGCTGCCACCCGGGCGCTATGCCGTATCGGTCATCCACGACAGCAACAGCAACAGCACGCTGGATACCAATTTCATCGGCATGCCCACCGAACAATACGGCTACAGCAACAATCCGCCGCTACGCATGCGCATGGCCACCTTCGAGGAATGTGCCTTTACCCTGCCAGCGGCTGGCCTGCAGCAACAGGTGACGCTGCGCTAG
- a CDS encoding HAD hydrolase-like protein, translating to MSYRYVIFDFDGTLADSLPFLLSCLGELARTHGFRQPAPEEWPQLRAASLTGLLDSLGIPLWRVPRIARHYRRLLAQRGDQVAPFAEIPQALDQLQTSGLQLGLATSNSAAAVHQVLPQAGHLFPDGEFDIPLLGKARRLARLIRRQGVAPADALYVGDELRDLQAARRAGLGCAAVAWGYGCPTTLRAQRPDLFFEQPAELLRLTSSPC from the coding sequence ATGAGCTACCGCTACGTCATCTTCGACTTCGACGGCACCCTGGCGGACAGCCTGCCCTTTCTGCTGAGCTGCCTCGGCGAGCTGGCGCGAACCCATGGCTTTCGCCAGCCGGCGCCGGAGGAGTGGCCGCAGCTGCGCGCCGCCTCCCTGACCGGCCTGCTCGACAGCCTGGGCATCCCGCTGTGGCGCGTACCGCGGATCGCCCGTCACTATCGCCGCCTGCTGGCCCAGCGGGGCGACCAGGTCGCTCCCTTCGCCGAGATCCCCCAGGCACTCGACCAGTTGCAGACCAGCGGACTGCAGCTGGGGCTAGCGACTTCCAATTCCGCCGCCGCGGTCCACCAGGTACTGCCCCAGGCCGGACATCTGTTCCCCGATGGCGAATTCGATATTCCCCTGCTGGGCAAGGCGCGGCGCCTGGCGCGCCTGATCCGCCGGCAGGGCGTCGCGCCGGCCGATGCGCTCTATGTGGGCGACGAGCTACGCGATCTCCAGGCCGCGCGCCGCGCGGGTCTGGGCTGTGCTGCAGTGGCCTGGGGCTATGGTTGCCCGACCACCCTACGAGCGCAGCGCCCCGATCTCTTTTTCGAACAGCCAGCCGAGCTGCTCCGGCTGACGTCCTCTCCCTGCTGA
- a CDS encoding methyl-accepting chemotaxis protein yields MTFRSFSIAIRSVLCFGLLAILVASLGLFGLLQLSQIRTQGQVIETNNVPSIVEADNLALQLARTRVEVLRLLAIPDAATVAATRKKIDGINADIEAGFGRYEKLISADRERQAFDALRQIQRDYSRYTGQLADLINAGKLDDARSLIQTSMAQLGAQMNERTEALRKINQEDIKAASQNSSDTYTQATSITWMVIALALSLTVLLAWRLTLSMTRPIAEAVAAARTIASGDLTQTLDTRGHDEAAQLLQAMQQMQANLRDTLGHLGHSATQLASAAEEMTAVMQESAHGLQQQNSEIEMAATAVTEMSQAVDEVAGNATSTSSESRQAADTARQGQRQLGDTLGAIEVLTENVLGASEQARQLAEQTRNISQVLDVIRAVAEQTNLLALNAAIEAARAGDAGRGFAVVADEVRALAHRTGESTREIEGMIGSIQQGTGQTVDALLTSADQARQTREQAQSANAALAAIAQSVSGIDERNLVIASAAEEQAQVAREVDRNLVRIRDLSVQTAAGAEQTRAASQQLSELAVELNGQIRRFRV; encoded by the coding sequence GTGACCTTTCGTTCCTTCTCCATCGCCATCCGCAGTGTGCTGTGTTTCGGCCTCCTGGCCATCCTCGTGGCCAGTCTGGGCCTGTTCGGGCTGCTGCAACTGTCGCAGATCCGTACCCAGGGTCAGGTAATCGAGACCAACAACGTTCCCAGCATCGTCGAAGCCGATAACCTGGCCCTGCAACTCGCCCGGACCCGGGTCGAGGTGCTACGCCTGCTGGCGATTCCGGATGCCGCCACCGTCGCCGCCACGCGCAAGAAGATCGATGGCATCAACGCCGACATCGAAGCCGGTTTCGGTCGCTATGAAAAACTCATCAGCGCTGATCGTGAGCGCCAGGCCTTCGACGCCCTGCGCCAGATCCAGCGCGACTACAGCCGTTACACGGGCCAACTCGCCGATCTCATCAATGCCGGCAAGCTCGACGATGCCCGTAGCCTGATCCAGACCAGCATGGCCCAGCTCGGTGCGCAGATGAACGAGCGCACCGAAGCCCTGCGCAAGATCAACCAGGAAGACATCAAGGCCGCCTCCCAGAACTCCAGCGACACCTACACCCAGGCCACCTCCATCACCTGGATGGTCATCGCCCTGGCCCTGAGCCTGACCGTGCTGCTGGCCTGGCGCCTGACCCTGAGCATGACCCGGCCCATCGCCGAAGCCGTCGCCGCCGCCCGGACCATCGCCAGCGGCGACCTGACCCAGACCCTGGACACCCGTGGTCACGACGAGGCCGCCCAGTTGCTGCAGGCCATGCAGCAGATGCAGGCCAACCTACGCGATACCCTGGGTCACCTGGGCCATTCCGCTACTCAGCTGGCCTCGGCCGCCGAGGAAATGACCGCGGTCATGCAGGAGAGCGCCCATGGCCTGCAGCAGCAGAACAGCGAGATCGAGATGGCGGCCACCGCCGTCACCGAGATGAGCCAGGCGGTGGACGAGGTGGCCGGCAATGCCACCTCCACCTCTTCCGAATCGCGCCAGGCCGCCGATACCGCACGTCAGGGCCAGCGTCAGCTGGGCGATACCCTGGGCGCCATCGAGGTACTCACCGAAAACGTACTGGGCGCTAGCGAACAGGCCCGCCAGCTGGCCGAACAGACCCGCAACATCAGCCAGGTGCTGGACGTCATCCGCGCGGTCGCCGAACAGACCAACCTGCTGGCGCTCAACGCCGCCATCGAAGCCGCCCGTGCCGGTGACGCCGGTCGGGGGTTCGCCGTGGTCGCCGACGAGGTCCGCGCCCTGGCCCATCGCACCGGCGAGTCCACCCGCGAGATCGAAGGCATGATCGGCAGCATCCAGCAGGGCACCGGCCAGACCGTCGATGCGCTGCTGACCAGCGCCGACCAGGCGCGCCAGACCCGCGAGCAGGCGCAGTCGGCCAACGCCGCCCTGGCCGCCATCGCCCAGTCGGTGTCGGGCATCGACGAGCGCAACCTGGTGATCGCCAGCGCGGCCGAAGAGCAGGCCCAGGTGGCCCGCGAGGTGGACCGCAATCTGGTGCGCATCCGCGATCTGTCGGTGCAGACCGCCGCCGGCGCCGAACAGACCCGCGCCGCCAGCCAGCAGCTCTCCGAACTGGCGGTGGAACTCAACGGCCAGATCCGCCGCTTCCGCGTGTGA